The Neomonachus schauinslandi chromosome 13, ASM220157v2, whole genome shotgun sequence DNA segment CCCGCTCTACGAGACCGCGGCTGCCTGACAACGCACACACAGGTCTGCAGTGTAGACCAGAGTGCAGGATCAGGCTGGTTTTCTGACCTGGTCATGGTGTGCGGTCCCTCACGGGAGCCACGGCCACCCTGGAGAATCTGTGTCCCGCCAGCTCCAGGGCTGCAGGCCGTGGCTGCCCCTCGCGGAGCGAACAAGGACGCGCGGTGTCATCCTGGGGCTACGGGAGGAGCCATTTCTGCAGCTCCAATGTGCATCTCAATTAAAAAAGGATGCCGGGCACCGGAGCTTCAAGAACCCGGTTTCTGCCTCAAAACCGTGCCCTGACATGCCAGACGCCAAGTTGCTGCGTGAGCCCTTGGTCCCTGAGAAGGCGCCCGTGGCTGGGACTGCGACACCACGACGggcctggaggggtggggaggccctcacaggctggggggcctggggacaTAATGCAGGGCCAGGCCTGAGGGGAGGAGGCGCGTCAGCTTTATTGGTCGTTGGTGCTTAGAAATGTGGGGGCTCGGGGCCCTGCTGGTGGGAGGCGTGCGCAGGGCCCGTGGCCAGCTGGGGCCAGCAGTCCCGCGTCCTGGGTCGGGAAGCACAGATGCCCCGGGCCCCCAGCGTGGGGCCTGGAAGCCCAGATGCTCGTTGTGCTGGTAGAGGTAGgggtctccttgtccctctggaTACGTCCTGGGACCAAGGCCGACAGGGGCCCCTCGCTCCCATCCTTGGGCTGCTGCGTGTCCGGGTGGCTACGACCCTTCCCCACTTCTGTCCCCTGGGCCACGctccggggggaggggcagccgaGGACGGAGCAGGGCCCGCGCTGGCCTGGGGTGGCCTAGCCACGGGCGGCTCGTCCCAGGACACAGTCTAGTGGGGCCCGCCTGGGCTCTTGCGGTTGCCGGGAGTGCCCCCCATAGGAAGGTGGGCCTCGAGGGGGAGGCGGCTCCGGGATCTGGGTGGCTGTGGCCGGGTGCGATCCGGGGGCATCTGccaagaagggagaggaggggtgtGAGGGCCTCCAGTCCCGCTCTGGTGGCCAGACTCGAGCCCCGAGGCCACGATGACTCCAGAGGCAGAAGGACCTGATTCTGACCTgggcaagcctcagtttccctggtcGGGTCACTGTCAGGATTTAAAGGGGGGCCTTGGAGAGCAGAGGCCAGTGGGCTGATGATCAGGGAGGGTCAGGACTGCATCTGGGGCACAGCAGGCAATTAATAAATGGCTTGGTCACCATGCCCCGAGCAAGGGAGCAGGCTGGCATCCGGAAGGTTCCACAGGGGTCGGACTTGACAATAAACCAGGGCCAGCAGCCAGGCAGTGAGTGGGACCCCAGGTGGGGCCGACGGCCACGGTGTGGGCAGGCCACGGGCCAGGCCACGTGCCGGCCCTGCTGAGGGTCCCACCTCATCATTTGCCGGCCActctgctggggtggggtgggggtgctggtgggCAGATGGCTAGCAGTGCCCACCCTTTCTCTGGGGCAGGCCCAAGGCCGGATGCACCTGTGGTGAGCAGCCCAGACCAGGGCCCCAGATGCAGGACACCTGACACGCGCCGGACCTGCTGACCTTCTGCATTGGCCCTTGAGACTCCCGGGGGTCACCTAGCCTCCCTGAGACTCCTGCTCCAAGTAGGTGACCTTGGGTGGGTGCTCACCTCTCTGAGCAAGGACAGGGGACGAGCATGGGGGGCACACGGCCAGGCGCGCCCCCCCGTGAGGCCCAGACAGGACAGACCCTGGGCACAAAGTCTGCTCGTGGTGGACAGCGGGGGCTGTGCCTTCTGGCTCACCTGAACCCTACTGCCGTGGAGCCACGTCCATCACGGGCTTCTGGACGCCGAAGGCAGTGATGAAGATATTGACCACGACAATGATGAAAACCAGGCCGGTGGCCAGGTTGTTGAGGAAGTCCAGCTTGGCGTGCTTGGCAGGATTGTTGAGGTCGTACCTGACTGCGGGCACAAGGGAGCAGACGCTGCACGGGGGCCCCGCAGCCCCTGGGCCCGCTGCCTCGTTCGGGGTGAGATCTGGGCCTGTGGCCTCGGCCCCGCAGCCCTGCTTCCTCCAGCACGGAGCTCAGGGCGGCCCGGCGCCAGTGCCGGAGCCGAAGGACCAGCCCGGGGCGCAGGTCTGGACTGTAAGGGACAACGCACTGCGTGCACACAGGGAAGCCCCTCTCTGAGTGCCCGTGTGCGGTGTCTAGCGAGCTTCACGCCTACCCAAGGCCCTGTCCTCATGCCTACGTTATGGGTGGGGGAACTGAGGCCTGCGGGGTCAAGTACCTGCCccgggtcacacagccagcagtAGAGGTGAGCCCGGACCCTCAGCTCGGGGGCAGGACCACCATCCAGTCCCTGGAGACCACTGGAGGGTTACGTTTTCCTACATCCTCAGCTTGGGTGGGTGGAAGGACAGAGACATGGGGGGCCCTCTGAGGAGCCACGTCCTGACCGCATGGCTGAGTGGGGCCTGTCAGGTGGTGAGCACCCTGTCCCGGGGGGTATACAAGCAGAACCAGCAGATCATGGGCGGGGCCGCCACAGGGccctcccccccagcccaggCTCACACCAAGGAAAATGAGCAGCACGCCCACGCCAATCTGCAGCACGAGGGAGATGGAGATGAGGACCACCAGGGGGACGAAGAAGGCGAAGGCGGGGCCCTGCTCGATGACGGCCTTCAGTTGGGAGGCGTTGGCCATCAGCAGGGCGATGTCCAGCATGCTCTCAGCTGCGCTCTTCTTGTTGGCGTAATGGTTCACGTTGATGGGCCGGTTCCGGCCCCAGCGGGATGGCTGCAGGAAAGGGGTAGTCAGCCTGGGACCAGCAGGGGTGCGGGGCTTGGCGGGGCCTGCAGGACCCACTCCAGGAATCAGGTCCTGGGGGAGCCAGGGCCTCAGCACACACACTGGTTTGCGACGAGAATGCCTCCGtcctgcctggggtggggccctCTGGTGCCTTCCCTGCGCGCCCGCGGTGCCCCCGCCTGCCTCCCTCCGCCTGGCTGCTGGCTGCAGGCCACCTCCCGCTGGGACCGTCCGGGTCCCCGCGCGCTCACCCGGACGCCTACCAAAGCGGGGCTACGGTTGAACTTAGCTGcttcttcaatttttatttttacaaacaatTTTGAACCACGTCACTGAGGTGTGATCCCCATAGGAAAAGCTGTGCACGAGGAACGTAAACACCTGGAGCCTTGGGAGCTGAGTGCACCCAGGCCACCCCTCCGGAAGCCGCCTCCTGCCCTTTACTCAGTATCTGTGATGAGGTTTGTCCCCACAGTGCCTCAGGCATGCGGCGCGGGGCGCTTCCTGTCCAGGCTTCCCCGCGCCTCTGCCTGGGAACGGGGCGGGCCTCAGAGCCAGGTCGCAGGCCACTCCTCACGCCCTCCATGCCCCGTCCAGAGGTCAccgcctccaggaagcccctctctcctgggctgcaaggcgggggaggggggaggcgggagAAGGCCCCCCTCCCTCAGTAGGCCTCCCCCAGCTGCCGTTGGctggcccctccccaggcccccaggacaAGCCCACACCCCTCAGCCCCGGCCCCTTGTCCACAGACCCAGCACTGTGGCCTCCTGGGGCACTCCGGAGCTCGTGTTTCTGTACTCATGAAAGATGCAGGCCTGGGGGGCAGGCTGCCAGGGAGGGGCCGAACCAGCAAGCGAGAGGCCCCTCCACTTTCCGCAGCTGGAAATCGCACCCTGGAAAATCCCGAACTCCAGgagcgggggcgggagggggcccGCTCTGGCGGCCTGTCTTGTTAAACATAAATGTAATCTGGAATAACATGCCCAGGAGGAAGGGACACTGGGCGAGCCGAACAGCGGGCGTGGGACCTGCCCTGCCTTCCCTCAGCACCAGCGGCTAAGTAGCAAATCCACTGGGTTTAAAATTCCAGACCCAAGCCCCACAGGGAAAGCGGCTCCTTGGACCCAACCCCCAGCACTGCTTCCGGAATATTCCACCCAC contains these protein-coding regions:
- the NINJ1 gene encoding ninjurin-1 isoform X2, with protein sequence MESGPEEYELNGGLRPGSPGSPDASPSRWGRNRPINVNHYANKKSAAESMLDIALLMANASQLKAVIEQGPAFAFFVPLVVLISISLVLQIGVGVLLIFLVRYDLNNPAKHAKLDFLNNLATGLVFIIVVVNIFITAFGVQKPVMDVAPRQ
- the NINJ1 gene encoding ninjurin-1 isoform X1; amino-acid sequence: MESGPEEYELNGGLRPGSPGSPDASPSRWGRNRPINVNHYANKKSAAESMLDIALLMANASQLKAVIEQGPAFAFFVPLVVLISISLVLQIGVGVLLIFLGVSLGWGGGPCGGPAHDLLVLLVYPPGQGAHHLTGPTQPCGQDVAPQRAPHVSVLPPTQAEDVGKRNPPVVSRDWMVVLPPS